The Ursus arctos isolate Adak ecotype North America unplaced genomic scaffold, UrsArc2.0 scaffold_33, whole genome shotgun sequence DNA segment ACTAGGAACTTCTTTAAGTCAATTAAAACAGccaatccaattttttttaaagggggaaagaCTTCAACAGACACATCACAGATATCTAATattggcaagaaaaggaaaaagaaaatctgaaaagtatGAACCTCCTACCAGTAGAAAATTGAGTTTCTTCTAACTCTGGCAGGACTTCCAAGGCATTCCTCCACTGGCTTGCTACAGTAGTGGTCCTGTTAGCAGAAATCTGTCATGGAAtagctctccctctcctcttcattTCCTCCCCATCTACAGAAAACTACTTTGTGTTCTTTCATTAGTTCTTTTCCTTTACTCCAAATAATTTCCACATCCTTAAtactcaaaaataagaaatactgaACACAATGTTAAGCAATTCTGGGTCATTTCTACTGTTTGAACCAAGACTTAGCCCTATGGTTTTCCAACTGTGACACACTTCTGTAAACTCTTCAAACAGGACGGAATTTAGATCTACTCTGTTTTTGCCATACATTTAACCTGACCAAGATCCAGCCCCATCTAGCAGATTAGGGTCTTAAGAGGCATGGGTACTGTGAAAAGAGCAGAAAAGGGGTACACCCTCAAAGCAGtttgagagagggggaaaaaaaaaaaaagcatcacctTGCAATTTTATTAGAAAGCACCACCTAATGGAGTAAGCAGTTCTATCCTAGCAGGGTGAGCAAGTAATTAAAGGGTGAATGAACTATATATTAACTGTAGCAAGTTCAATTTTATCAAACATGCTCTTAAGtaattcacttcatttttttttaaagggggatgcagaaggagagggagagagaatctcaagcaggctccacacccagcacagagctgatgaggggctccatctcaccaccctgagaacatgacctgagccgaaataaaaAATcaggtgtttaaccaactgagctgcccagatgCCACAAGTAATTCACTTTTATCTCCAGTGGAGGTAAACTCATGGACagctataaaaattaatattgcaaTTTTGGCTTGAAactccactttttattttctacatgacttaaaagataaatgcataaaaaatattACTGTATATTATTGGGCAGACAATGTATAAGGATGTAATTTGTGAGTTTTTATGTACTATTAAAATTGTCGTAAATCCAAATTAGAATTTATAACTGTAGAAAGTTAAAAGAACTCCTCACAgtaaccacacacaaaaaaattctatAGAAAGTACACAAAAGGAACTAAGGGAATCAAAATGTgtcactaccaaaaaaaaaattaaaaaacaaaaggcagtAATAGAAGAATAACAGACAAGCTGTAAGGCATATAGAAAACAGCAAAACGGCAGAAGTCCCTCCTTATCAGTCATTagcttaaatgtaaatggactgaactCTCCAATGAAAAGGCAGAGATTAACAGAATGGTCAAAAGGCACAATCTAATTATACTTCCCCTTTtacaagagattcactttatTTTATAAGAGATTCACTTTGGATCTAAAGACACAAATacattgaaagtgaaaggatgaaaaATTAATCCAGTCAAACAGTAACTAAACACGTCACTTGAAAATCCTTCAAGAAAACTGCCAAAAATTCTAGTAATTTAGACTATGTTTTGAGTACCACTAATGATTTCTATGTGCATCTAATACTGAATATTACCTTAAATTACTATCCCATTTTCAGTAATAGAgctaaatagactttttttttttaagattttatttatttattagacagagacagagacagccagcaagagagggaacacaagcagggggagtgggagaggaagaagcaggctcatagcagaggagcctgacgtggggctcgatcccataacgccgggatcacgccctgagccgaaggcagacgcttaaccgctgttccacccaggcgcccccagctaaATAGACTTCTTACCATAGACTTTTTTGTATTCTTGTAGTATGGGTTCCATCCTATGCTCACCACCATCTTATGAACGTCTCCATTTCCAACGCTGGCCCAGCCATAATAAATGCCAGTGGATACATCAGCTGGAAGATTATCAACTACTTGTTCCGGAAAGTTAgctaaataacagaaaataaatattctgagtGTTAACAGTTtcatagcaaatatttataaaaatctcaCGAAGGCTAGCCTAAATCATTATGCTCATAAATTTCCTGGAATCCTGCCTATGATTATCAATCCCACCATTCTATAGTATGgcttggttgtttgtttttttttctttctcctcttcatgTGGCTAGGTTAAGAACAATTAAATGTATAAAgctctccaaaaaacaaaaacacacacttgAGGTAGATGAAAAGAGATGCATGaacagctgggtttttttttttagacctgGTCTTTCTTAAAGAGATTCAGAATCTCTTGAAactattcttattttcaaaatatacgTGGCTAGGTCCCCAACTCAAAGACTAGGGGCAACCCTGGTATGCATTTTTAAGGATGAATTACTCACACAGTCAGGTCCTGACTACTGAAACTAATGCAGACAGACCAAAAAAGGTATCGGATTCTCGTCCAATTGCTAACAAGACatataaagagaacaaaaaaaaaaaaccttacagtTGGCTTGGAAATTTAACCAATCTGGTTCCCATTACGTTTCCTAATGGGGATGACGCGTGCCATGCCTGTCAGCTCTAGCTTGGTTGGATAGGGAGGCGGGAAAGGGGGGGATCCCGAAACTCAGCTCGGCTTTCTGCCCTCACCACCCCTCAAGCCCGGTCCCCGGTGAGCCCCGAGCCGTGGATGTGGACGAGCTTCCTCAATCCGACCAAAGGTCCTCCGCCTCAACAAAGCGAGAaccgagcggaggggagggcgtcACCTCTGCCCGCAGCCCCAAGTCCCGCGTCTGACGTCCCGGCCCCCACTTGACCCAACTCCGGAAGCCCGGAGGGAGGGGTCCCGGGGAGGAGGGCCCCGCGACCTTCCGCGCTCACCTGTGGGGATGCCCAGCTGCTTGGAGCCGCGGCCGAAGCCCCGCACCACCTGGCCGCGGCAGAAGTACGGCAGGTGCCTCATGACGCCGTCCGCTTCGGGCTCGGACTGCGACCCGGTCCGCGGGCCCGGCGAAGCCGCCGTCGAAGCGGTGCCCGGATCCCCCGGACCGGCCGGGGAACCCGAGCAGGAGCTCGGCTAGTGCCCGAATCCCCCCGCGACCCGCAGGGAGGGTAGGCGCACAACGGGCTAGGCGGCGGCCGACGACACGCCGCAGTGAGTCCCTCAGGCCACTGATCCAAACGAAACCGCCAAGCGAGTAAGAGCTTGTGTCTCCGCCCCGGGAACAGCGGCGAGGGCGGATATAAGTGCGGCCGTGGGTGGGGAGCGCTCCGGGGTCAGCGGGGGAGGGCCCGAGCCCGCCCAGAACCGCAGGCCTGCGCACTCTTCCTCAGCCAAACGCTTCGGAGCCCGCTCGGCTTCCGTAGCCCCGCCCCCGCgtggccccgcccccagccgtGGACCCGGAaccgccgccccgcccctcctggGCTTCTCCGGGCCTCCGGCGCTGGAAACTGTGGCGGGAATCCCTCTTTCACCTAGGTTGCTGTGAAAATACCGTTGTCCGACAatcctgtttcttttccctttctccttttcattaCGATTCTGACGCCAGAGACGTTCTTTAGCTTCTTGGCAACCGCGAGTTCGATGGTCATTCGTCATTCATTcgttctttaaacatttattaaagttCCAAAATTCCAGCTCAAGGTCACCACGTCATAGAGGCTTTAACTATCCGCGGAAAATGGCCCTCGTGTCCCCCAGACCACCTGACCGCGGTCTGAAGTTATATCGGAACGTAGGCACCGAGGGAGCAAGTCCTAGTCTAACGCTGCAACCCCGGTGACTAGTGCAAGGTCGCAGTAATACAGTTTTCTTTCAGGAGGGGTGCAGCTGCCTACCTAACCCTCCTCTGGGAGGTGTTACCCTGAGAATGTAATAAACCCGACAAAAGACGTCATCTCTACTGCAATGCCAATTTGTGGGCCTTCTAACCCTTGGATCTGTAAACATTACCTAAGGAAGTAGCTCAAGGGAAATTTCTTGCTCACAAGAAATGCAAGGTTCAGTCACAAGGTGCATcctcttgtcttgttcttgaaaaAGAAGTTTGaattgttctctttgcttttctctatGAATCTGTGTGAAATCCTGTCCAGACTTGGCAGTTGCTTGTACCTTACATATATGTAACTATGATAATGCTTACCCaatgttaaaattatattctCTCTAATAGGTACCGAAGGGCTTGGCAAGACTGTCATATTTCCCTAAGGCTAGTGTAGCACATGGTTCATAGCAAACACTCCGTGTAAGTATTTGTGGAAAGAACAGATTAAGAGCCTAGTGTGTGCCAAGTAGAGTGCAAGATGCTAGGGGGGCAAAGGTGACTGAGACAAGTTCTTGGCCCTCAGAGACTCCGTCTAGTGAGAGAGACTATACTGTCAGTACTCCAATAGAAGTCCCGACAAAGGGAGTGAAAGGCTGCCCAGGGAGCGGACCTCGCATAAAAGGCCTGTTGCGTAGTTAATGGTTAAGAGCACCGAGGCTAGAGCTAGATAAGCCAGGGTTTCAGTACAAGCCTCACTTGCCTCGTTGAATtgccaggtgaccttgggcaaagtaCACTGTCTGAATCTCAGTGTCTGTATCAACTAAATGGGAATATTAACAATTTTGTGGGGTTTCAGTGAGCCGATGCATGTACAACACTTAACAAATTTCCTGGCCTGTCGTAAAAATTATTATCGTCATGGTTGTCATCAGTGAAACACCAAATAAGAAAAGCCTGTAGGTAAGAGCCTGCTAAAGCCGCCCTGGGTGCTAGTCCATATCCTAGAGTTCCAAGGAGGTAggggaattaaatgaaataaaataattaaatgagtcatgagaaataaatgaggaagggtggttttagaattaaatgagataatgctagGTACTTCACATATGTTTtatcaaaaaagggaaaattccatatgtCACCctacctcctcaccttccccctttaAATGCAGCCCCTACCCACTGCCTCCTTGCCAACAGTCTCCTATAAGGCTGTCCTGCTCACCACTCCCTTGctgtgtattcaataaacttctgtCACTTTGTTCTGCCTCGGGTGAATCCTTTCACTGCCCTCGCCACTGGCTTGCACCCAGTGGATCATCGCCCCACATTTGGGGTCCCCATCCAATCAGGAGAAAGACCACATTTTGACACCACACCCTTCACTCCACCTCTGTGGCCAAAGAATATCCTTGCAACAATTCAGGTGATTTTCTGCAGCTTGTAGGATACATTCTTTTTCCCAGTCATTTGACTACAAAAACACACTACCCAGCACTCATAGTTCCCATTGTATCTGTAAATCTACAGTTGAAAGAGTGTGGGTGCGTCTTTATAAAACTTAGTGCTTTTAACCAAGTGTTCAAAGTATGTCTTGTATTTCCCTGAACTGCTCAAACAgcatcctttcttctgctgctgggcaaagagcctgcttctctgatGTTGAGTTGTCTCTCTGCAGGAAGGAAGATCACAAGTGGGAATCGGGAGTGAGTAGAGCTGAGGAGAtgtaaagggaagagagaaggccCACACCaagtaaaccaagaaaaagattttctttcttttttttttttttaaagattttatttatttatttgacagagagagagacagccagcgagagagagggaacacaagcagggggagtgggagagaaagagcaggctcccagcagaggagcctgatgtggggctcgatcccataacgccgggatcatgccctgagccgaaggcagacgcttaaccgctgtgccacccaggcgcccccaagaaaaagattttctaaaGAAATCTTCAAATTTGACAATAAGCAAACAACGAAATTAAAATATGatcaaaagatctgaacagacatatcatcaaagaagataaaagTGTATGAGAGATGTTCCACGTCATGTGTCGTCAGGGAATGGAGCAGTCagaagaccatgtgactcttgatctcggggttgcgattttgagccccatattaggtgtagagattacttaaataaataagtaaaacttaaaaaccaaaaaataataagataccactacacatgtgtaagaatggcccaaatccagaaCACCGTCAACgccaaatgttggcgaggatgtggagcaacggGAACTCTCCTTCATGTGGGTGGGAAGGTAAGATGATACAgtcattttggaagacagtttggcggtTTTTTTACAAAACCACCATATGGGCCAGTGACGCTCcttggtattcacccaaaggagttaaaaacttatgttcacacaaaaacccacTCCAgcttgccaaaacttggaagcaagtaagatgtccttcagtaggtaaatgcaTAAATAACTTGTGGCATATCCATATAATGTGAAGTTATCCAGCAATAAGAAGAAAggatcaagccatgaaaagaaatggaagaactttaaatgcatatcatactaagtgaaacaagccaacCTTGAAAGTCTATGTATTGTGacatgattccaattatatgtcATTCTGTTGGGGACTAAACTCTAGAGATAGTAAAAagaaagtggttgccaggggttagaaGGAAGGGAACAAGGAGTAGGCAGAgccacagagaatttttagggcagtgaaactctttaatactgtaataatggatacatgacattatgtACTTGTCAAAACGCAtagaatggggcgcctgggtggctcagtaggttaagcatctaccttcagctcaggtcatgatctcaggaccctgggatcgagtcccacatcaggctccctgctcagcggggagcctgcttctccctctccctctgcctgcagctcctcctaCTTGTActcttgctgtctgtcaaataaataaataaataaataaataaataaataaataaataaaatctttaaaaacaaacaagcaaaatgcATAGAACAGTAcagcacaaagagtgaaccctaaggtaaactatgaaCTTTAGTTAATGATGATTTATCAATATTGGCTTATCAGTGATAACAAAGGCCCCAtgctaatgcaagatgttaatactaggggaaactgagggacggggagggggtggagagaggaccATATGTGGGAACTCTCTCTacttcccattcatttttttggaaactgctctaaaaaatagagtctgtttttaaaaaacgCATCTAAAAATTGCTGACCTTTAAGTCTGACATCAGAGGTCACAGCCTCCATATCTAAGCAGTCACCAAGTGTCTCCCGACCCATCTTTCTCCTTTATGTCAGCTGAATCCAGGTCACCAGCTCTCACCTACCCACTAGAAGCAGCCTCTTTTCCATTCTCCCAAGCCTTAGATTTGACCCCAGTCAACCCCAATCACTTATTTGAGGTACAGTGACCTTTCTCAAATGCGATTCTGATCAGGCCGTATCAACGGCCCTTCCACGCTTCTCCTGACCCTAAGGTAAGTCTAAACGAGACCATTATCCGTCCCTGCTGCCCGCCCCTGCTTCTGCCTTCGTGCCTCTCCTGAACTTTTGCAGGTCCTCTAACACacttctgggcctttgcacaaACAGGCTTCCTAGCATGAACCCATGCTCCAGTGGACCAGACAGGCAGGGGAGCCCCACGAATCGGGCAAACCGGAACATGCTTTCCAGAGGTAAGACTTGAGCTGGACCTTCAGGGTGAGTGTGGACTGGTTAaacgaggaggaggaaggaatggTGTCAAGCTGGGGCAAGCTGCGTTAGTCTCCTTTCTGAGGCAGGAATGTGCAACACGCATACCACAGCAGGAGGATTCTACAAGAGGTGACAGAGATCCGTAGTAGGTGAAAGGGGGACCCCAGCTTCACCACTTCTTAGGTACCTCAATTCACCTCTTTATACCCCGGTTCCAGACTGTAAGATGGGAGTAATAACACTGGCCACCTCATAGAGCGCTGTTAAGATTTAAGAGTTAATGTGTGAAAAGCCACTAAATCAGTGTTTCATGCATAGCAAAGCTTCAGGATGAGATATACTATTAAGATCACCTGTTGGTCTGTTGTAGAGAATTTATTATAAACAGACTGTGGTACAAATGAGCTGGCTGGGGGGGTACAGTGTCTTCAGAAATCCCCCCCTTGAAAACAGCcatgtagggtgcctgggtggctcagttggttaagcgactgcctttggctcaggtcatgatcctggagttccggattgagtcccacatcaggctccccgctcagtggggactctgcttctctctctgaccctcctcccccctctcgcgctcgctctctctctcattctctctctctcaaataaataaacaaaatcttaaaaaaaaaaaagaaaagaaaacagacatgtaAAATCTCACATGGAATCcccatatgaaaaagaaacaaagaaaagtgaTAATTTATTGCCTCAAATGTATTTTGGAGCTCAAACTTGGAAAATTTCCTTTGTATAGTAGGAATTTCCTCAATGAGGGCACACTGGCATGCTGACAGCCTCAAAACACATTCAGCTTTGGATCATATCcctatatatgcttttttttttttttaagattttatttatttatttgacagagagagagacagccagcaagagagggaacacaagcaggaggagtgggagaggaagaagcaggctcccagcagaggagcctgatgtggggctcgatcccagaacactgggatcacaccctgagctgaaggcagacgcttaatgactgagccaccccggcgcccctataTATGCTTTTGTAACATGATCGATTcagaaattttttaagtaatagtGTGGAAATGAgattgataaaatatatatattgagatGTGGATCAAGTATTTTGAAACCTCTTGAACCACACAGTTTGCAAATTACCAATCTGGTCTGTCATTTTGCAGAAAGGGGAACTGAGACCAGAGCCTGGGACTTGGTAAACCCAAAAGAATGTGAAGAATCTATAAAATACCACAGGGCCACCCGGTCTAGAATTCAGTCTTTAACAGTGCACCTAAGATCACCCTTTCTGGGAAAGTTAACTCATCTCCTGGTCTTCTAGATCCATCTATCCCGTAACAACCCATAATGAAATGTTTGTTTAGTTGATTAATAAATACACctctcggggagcctgggtggctcagtcagttgagcatctgactcttggtttctgctcaggtcatgatctcagggttgtgagttcgagcccccccccttttttaggctccatgctcagcagtgagtctgcttgagattctttctctccctctccttctgcccctccccctgctctctctctctaaaatacaatacaatatacCTCTCAGGTGGAAATGGGTAGTTATCAATAGTactaacaaataatttttatagctCTTTGGAACATGAATAGTATTCCTGGAAGGTCAGACCCTAATGTCAGACCAGGCCCGGAGGCCAACAGGTGACCTGAGAAATCAGATTTAGAAAAATTCACTCCTTCCCTCACTACTGCTGCTTTAATACGGTACATTCCAAATCAAGATTGGGATGATTACTAATGATTTTTTCATACAATCCACTCATATTTGAGTATCCACTGTTCTTTACacttttgctgtatttttctcAGTGAATTATTATTCCTTCTGTAATTGGGAAACACGAAAATACAACGTTGACTTCTCCCCatgaggaaaaaaaccctaaac contains these protein-coding regions:
- the RFK gene encoding riboflavin kinase, with translation MRHLPYFCRGQVVRGFGRGSKQLGIPTANFPEQVVDNLPADVSTGIYYGWASVGNGDVHKMVVSIGWNPYYKNTKKSMETHIMHTFQEDFYGEILNVAIVGYLRPEKNFDSLESLISAIQADIEEAKKRLDLPEHLKFKEDNFFQVPKNKIMNGH